The genome window GGTAAGTCTCACTTCCACAGCTCATAACCATTACTAACATGGTAATAGCTGCATCCTCAGCTCTAAACCCTCCAGCATTACTGCAGTAGAGAAACGTTGTAACAAACAAGTACATTATCATACATATTGTCCAGTAAGAGTAATTCAGATTTGAATCATTTTGGTTTTCTCATTACAATTTCTCTCCACTTCCTGCCatattttttatacatttgtaaaaatgtattatgtaaCTGACCGCTTAAGTTCACAAAAGTAGCCTTTTTCAACTGGATTGAATCTTAAAAACTGTTTTAGATTCTATGTGCGCTTTTGTTCTTAATGGGTAGCTCCACCAATGTTCCCCATTACAAAGTGTTTGCAGGTTTACAATATATATGACTGCCTATGtaaaaatgcattgtgggtaatgtaggttgCGGgatgaaaaaggaagaagaatgtgaagAATGGGACAGtgtctctgcttctgctgtatccattttgatcatttgttttaaaactgtccataatgTGGTCAACAGTATTTTTAGGAGCGCAATGTTAAACCAAGGGACTGCTTTTCGAAAcgtggtgcctacattacccacaatgcaacttagccagaCATCACGTATACATGCTAATACGTGACGTCAGTATGTATTAGTGTAGTAGTGTATCCGGAGCCACAACaggcttcatactactttttccacatatgcagtagtgtcccccaagacctgtaaacttCAATGTGGAAAATTGGTGGAGCTACCCTTTAACTGTAATTCACTTACATAGACATTGATTCagtaacactgatacatttcTCCCTTGATGAAAAAAGTTGGCACTTTTTTGTTGTGACCAGTGAAACTGAATTACCCGGCCTCTTCCTTTAATAACTTACAAGTAGATTCGATTTTTGCCTTAAAGTCTCTTTCAGGTTTGAGATGTTGCAGCAATGGTACTGTATAATCCTCAACCATGTTCGCTCTTTCTGTGGCTCTCGATCTTTCTTACAGAGTTGCAAGACGCCTTCAAAGAGTTTGACTACGACCAAGATGGATACCTGAACTACAAGGATGTGGCTGAATGCATGAGGACCATGGGATACATGCCCACGGAGATGGAACTGCTGGAAATAGTACAGCAAATCAAGATGAGAAGTGAGCTGAAATTGAGGACGGGTTTAGTTTCAAATCAAGCGTATTTTACAAAAAGGCTTGCGTAAAAGTATGCATATTAGTTGGGCTGTTGTTGCCTCGGAGCCCCTTTTCTACTTCATGGCCCCTGGCATCTCTCCTCTTCACAGTGGGCGGCTTAATGGACTTTGAAGACTTTGTTGAGCTGATGGGACCCAGGATGATGGGAGAGACTGCTCACATGCTGGGACTCAAGGAGCTCCAGTCGGCCTTTACTCAGGTGAGTCAAGTGATGATGAACAATCCATGAACAATGTTACTTCACTACAGCAGAAGGGAAGGGCCAGTCATAAAATAAGCTGAAACATCAGACTGAAAAAAGCTTCCCtttcaatgaatgaatgaaaaaaggaaTTATAAATAATTGTCTAAATACCAAAAATGAAGTTGTACTGTCAACAGACATCCTGCTGTTAATCTGGAAATTCAACATAAAACAACCTTTTCCCACTGTTTGAAAACCcttttcatcactttctctGTTTCAAGTTCGATCTCGATGGAGATGGAAAGATCAACCAGGATGAGTTGAAGGAGGCGATCAAGTCGATGCTGGGGGAGAAGTTGAAGAAAGGCGAACTGGAGGAGATCTTGAAGGAGCTGGACATTAACGCAGACGGAAACATTGACTTTGAAGGTGAGAACCAGGAGCTCTGGCGCAGACTTGTTAAACAGAGGTGTGATTAATTTAGTGCTGACTGacctgttctgtttttctgtcttctctctgctcttcagAGTTTGTGATGATGCTCTCCATTCGCTAGCTGCtgaaacaacagacaacaagGACAGGACACACTACGATGTCTCGATCATTCCCCCGGAAATTCATTCAGCTATCAAATCTTGACAATTTGTGAGTGTTGATAATGATAGTATAGACTACTACAACATACCGTGTGCCTAACTCTGTAAAAAATTGTATGAATAATGAATTGTTGGCGCCAGATTGATGCTGTATGAGTCCTGCCTCAAACAACAGAGTTATTTTGACAGATACATGAACCTATTGCAGTGATATAACATGTAAATAGTACTGAAATGGTTTGCtattttaataaagaaataaaaatgatgtgagTACTCTTCATTCAAAAACCTGATACTGCTAGAATATACAGTATAGTAAATAATTGAATGAACTGATCACTTTTAACCTCTCAAACAGACTTTATTCCAAAAAACTTCTTTTATTACCTCCAGGTCATTGtcaaacaaaatggaaatgataaTGTAATTATCATCTAGAGAATATAagttaaatataaattaaattcATTGTCAATTGTTAACAGCAATGCAGCTTTGAGTTTTGTCAGGTATGCTATCTTCAGAGAAGCATTTTCACATCTTAATCCACGGTGCAGGTGTgtccggaaaaaaaaagagtcacatttcacaataaaatcccACCTCAGGCCAACAATTGATGGTGGCGCTGGAACTAACCAAGCAGAGCTTATCTCTGATTTGAAAATCTAAAAGCTTAACACTACTGGTAACttaatcttcttctttttttaacatcaaaCTATATGTgcacatgttgatgaaggttctcagtcatccagctcATGGTAATTCAAACGCTGTATCGTAGACAACCGGgtgagtttcagtttcttgaaaatGCTTCacctgaagaagcctcttggatgtgggatgaaacgtcttcaagaaactgaaagaagtccagttgcctacgatacagcacttatGTGAATTATATGTGCACATAATTCAGAAAAGTTCCGCAACATGCAGCACATGTAATCTGCTGAAATTAAAGTCTTGCTGTCAGACAAGGAACAGAATAGTATAAGACAGATACTCAGCTCCTAAAAAGTATAAAGTCGCACTGGAAACCTTTTTTCATAAGAGGGGAAGAGATGGAtgaggagacaggaagtgggccTTGAGTTGAAATGTTCACCTGTCTGaagaacagtttttttcccaGGACAAACCAAAATTGAATAAAGTCACATTCATATTGTTCACAGTTCTAACTTTGTCCGTTTTCATCAGTCTTGAATTATATCTTCAATAGAAAATTCCAAGCATAGGCTCCACTTTACTGGTTGTGCAGTTCCAGGATTTACCATCACTAAAAGAAACTAATCGCGggataaagaaaacaaaactcttttgACTTCTGTGTCTGTGCGATGCCCGGCCATTGAGTACAGCAGACTAACTTGTGCTGAAAGGAGCCAAGTATGTCGTGAAATTTCAGATCTTCCTGTCAATTTCAAAACACCAAATCATGCCTAGATAAAATAAAGACTCTCGTTCCGCCTGTCTCCTGTGACTCTCCAACACATctatttcttctcctctcagggGGAATGTTTGCCTTAACTCCTGTAAACTTTACGACAATCAGAAGTACTCGATTTTGTAAACAAATTTATATAACTCTTCCTAGCATGTGAACACTtgttagatttaacattttctgcactTTGTATGGTGCTCACATTGGCAGGGTTGAGGGTATTCAGGCAACCCCTCCCTCCCAGATGACACACACTAAAACTGGATGCACTCATACTCGTACTGTAAAGATACACTGGATTAAAGCCCAAACCCAATGGTATAAGGATGCATGTTGTATCATTTCCACAGCTTCGTAAGACTATAGATAGATTCAGTAATTTCTTACTGTACGCTGAAGGTATCTTTTGAGTATTAGTGGCAAGTTTGGACCAACATCATGCATGGTTGTATTGTCCAATGGTCACACTGCAGTCACTCaaaatcacatcacaacatCCGTCGATGTACAGCCCAAAACACAAGCAAGTGGCTACGACACCTCCACCTCTTGACCTTCTGTCAATGCCAGTCTCTACCTGCTATCACACCTCTCAATTTCCCTTAGTCTCGTACATTTATACCTCCttcattctttcatttctttctttcttcctttcgTCTGACTAAATGGTAGATAGATAAGATGGATAAGCTTCTTCTATTTAGTCTATCCACAACTCACAGTGTCATCAGTGAGCAACAGGACAACTGCTCGACTAGTAAGACGCGTCGACAATCTTCTCTTGTCTACATCTCGTTCGTCAGCTCCTCAGCAAATTCAGCCATGATGTCATGCACCCAGATGTCCCTTTCTTCCTGCGAAGTGTCGACCAGGAAGACCGTCAACTTCCTGTCCCAGGGGTTAGTGGCTTCCTGTATGGCCTCCAGCTGGGCTACAAGTGGTTTCTTCTCAACATGGTTCCTAAAAACGATGGAGGCTTCCTCTGACCACTGCCTAGGCTTCAATCCTGCAAGGGGGACGTGTGAAGGTTAAGCtaacataaatattaataatgcaacattagcatttaatgCTACATAAAATAACTGCCTGGTAGGCACTTTGCTTGCTAACATCATAACCATTCAAAGGAACTATAATAacagaaaatagacacatttttttaacttgCCCAATCATGAAATTttgcacatacatgtacattttttattttgcagagacacattttattttatttcatagatattttaaaaattcagttcAGGGTTCCAAACATTGTCAAAGCTGCACAAAACAGAGATGGATTTTCGCAGGACCCAACTGACATTCTTTACAATAAAGGCATTATTCTAACATTTACCTTCTAATAAGAGATATATGGTTTTGAAGCATGTAGTGTTAACCCCTCTTGCTTTACTTGAtatattttctgcatttctaTATATTTTCACTCATTCTTCAGGCCTTCATTTCCAATGGTGATTTTCAGTATTGAGTCAGAGAATTCCAAAATATACTTATGTACTCTGTTGTATTCCCCCACTGGAGGGTGGACATGACCCTAGTATCTAGACTGTTGTGTTCGAGCACTGTGTGGCGGTCCACTCCACTCACCAGCCAACTGAGCGGTGATTCCCTGGAACGGCAGCTGTCTGAACTCTTTGATCAGAGGTCTGAGCTGGGTGCAGCTGATCAACTCGTGTTTACCGTAGTCCAACTCGTACACAGACACCATGCCATTGCTTAGAACTCCTTTCACTAAAACACGGTGCCAGCTGACAggtgagaaggaaaaagagtGGATATATTCAGGCAAAGCACAATTGAAGGCACCACAAATACTCAATAGTACTCACAAATATAAAATCAGAGTATTTGATaatattttcatagtttttatctttttttgttttgggccACAACTGTCAATGTTTGAAGACAGTGTCCAGACTGTGTCAACATTTCAGTTGTGCccattgttttcatcaaattaaattaaatcatagCTTTACTCACCTGTTCTCCACTTTAGCAGCGTATATCTGATTCTTCCCTATGTTAAGTggtttctgttcagttttattgTAGTAGAGTATCATCTCTCCCATCAACACCACCAGTTTGTACATATCTCTCCAGGGCTGCAGCACAAAGTGGCCTGGATGGCATGCCACTGACACATAAACATCGATGTTATttcctgaggagaaaaaaaacataagaacaTGTGATGTTCTGGGCTACATTAAGGAATATACAGTGGACttgaaatatttttgtctttaataaCTACCTGCTGGGGGCAGCTCCAGCAATGGTGGCAGCTTGAGAGAGGATGAGGGGGATGTCGGTGTTTCTGGTGGGCTGGTGCTGGTCGTGttgcctcctccacctcctttgGGTCCTGACAGAGCCCTCCTGAGGTGAGGCTTGGCTGGGACAGAAGTTGACGCTGGACTCCCGTTAGTAGAGTTactgctgctggaggttttGGAGGATAAAGTTGGTGTGGAGATCTTGGCAGGGCTGTGAAATTAAACGAACAAACAGGAATTAAATAACTTTAAACTGAACATTAGCTAAGTATGTGATTCTCAACGTTTTTTCTAAAGGGACCTTTCTCCTTTCATgttctatgtatgtatgtatgtatgtatgtatgtatgtatgtatgtatgtatgtatgtatgtatgtatgtatgtttgatattttatattgttttcaaTGCACAACAGTAATAATACAGAATGAATGTCAACGTTTACAATTAACCCCAATAATGAATGCAATAACTGGAGGAAGGTTGTGTAAAATAAGTAATGTGGATGAATTTTATatcagagacttttttttaacttttcttaaTTCTGCCTGTATTACATATCTTTTTTTGAACAAATCTTGATTTTTAGAATCtagatttttgtgtttatatctgaaataataatgaactTTAAAAATTTCATTTTGTGCTTCTCACATAACTGAAAGAAATAGCGCATatatttttcagctgttttcttgcaccccttaaaatgaaaaaggattTGTAAACCCCCAGGAGGCTTTGGAGACCTCTAGTGGGCTTCAGAGCCCCCAGGTTGGGAACCATAAGATAGATAGAAGGCCAATATGAAAGTAGAACAAACCTGTGGCTCGTGAGGAAAACATCTGGTCGCTGTTTGAACAGGTCAGACTGGGCCATCTGATGGTTGAGGCTGCGGGCCGGGTCGTGGAAGCTCTTGTCGGTGAAAAGGTGGACGTAGATGCAGCGCTTGGTTTCATCTACCTTGGCAACCTTTTTAGGGGGGAGTTCAAGGTTAGTGCGGAGGtacatggaaaagaaaaacagagggaggcaggATGCAAATAAGAAATGACCTTGGTGGAGTccaaaaggaggaggagaggaataaTGTAAGTGGTAGCTGAGGTAAGTGTATTTGATATTATCAGATatgacaaatgttaaaaaagacattacatGTTCACGGTTTAACTTAGTTTAATTAGTTGAGTGAAGGAAGGACTGGCAGCACTTTACCTTCATGCTACAGTCTGTGGTGTTGAGCACTTTCTCTCGAAGCCACTGGACAGCATCTGGAGTCCAGGATCCAACACTGACAGCCAGGTCTGCTAGACAGCACTTCACAGCCTAAACACACAATGCTGGGATTATCTACAGATAATCTGTAGAACTTTTTGGGGAAGCTCTTCTTACTATAACAGTGCATAAGACAAATCCTATGACCATGTAATTTCCTTCGACTGCTTTACTCGGGGACACACAAGCCAACCTGTGGTGGGATGGCCATGAGGTCACGGAGGAACGGCGGAGGGATCTCTCTCAGCTCGAACACTTCTACAGAAGCCTGCACACCCACATCGATGAACAGGATGTCGAGCACTCTGCTGCCATGAAGGTTGGTGATCTAAACAACAGAACAGGGGAAACCGCTcgatttttatttgttaaacaAATGCCTTCAAATGGCTCTCATGCTAGTGACATTGAGCTCTATTGTGCAATTACGATTTTATCCCTTTTGTCAGGCCCATTTAATTATATGTGGATTTGATTAATAATTCACAGTCTGTTCTGCAGGGGTGAGCGCCATCTTACCTCTACACGGGACCATTTGCCTTTGTAGCGAGCCAGACATCCTTTCCCACAGAAAGGTCTGGATACAAGGAACTCTGACGTTACCTGGaacataaatgacattttatcatGAAACCGTAATCAGCATGCTGTTGTTAAATCTGACTGTACTTCCTTTGTGATGGTGAGGTCACTGTTTGTAACTGCTCAGTTATGACTCCAATAAAACTTTATTGTAAAAGGTCATACAAACAAGGCCCActcagtctgctgcagctgaacccTGCTGTGACATCAAAGAGGAGGACTTTAGATCTTTGATTACTAGGAATGATAAGGGCTTGTTTAAACTGAAATAGAAAGAATGGTTCAGTTAATACAAGAGATAAGTTACAGGGCTCAAGACTAACTTTAtacactggttgcactggtgcacaAAATTGACTCATTTAGGTGAACCAGCACATACATATAATACTTTATGATTTAAATTCCTAACACACTGTGCTCATGATAGAGGAATAAAAGTGCAGagacatgttttctttattcaaatCACAGCAGATACAGCAAGAAATCGTGATAACCTCAATTATTTAGACAATAATCAGTAGTGATCTAAGGCGCACCAGTGCacccaatgaaaatgtttatttgccCTCGGTGCATATGCGACCTGGAGCCCCGTGAAAGCATCTTACTTACTAAATTGTATATGTCCAACGTCCTTTTAATCTGTGTTGTTAATAGGTGGTAGTGTTATATTAAtacatatctttattttttcagttacTGTTTTCATTACAGCAGTACTAGctgtatgttttatttgcttAGATGCGGTTGCTGATAACAAACAGTGAACAAGTcttataatttcttttttcatcttttataaatatctaaaatgttATAGTCTGTCATTAATGTTTCACTTGAATCAAATGTGGTATCAAACATTAACAGGTAATACAAGTCCTTACAAGATCGTTATTACCATTAATAAGAGTATATATGTGTTAATGAGAACATGTTCATTGCTAGTTTTCAGACATTTATAAGGAGTTATAGGCAATTTGTCAAAATATTAtagatgtttaaaaatattattaaaagcCTTATTAGTTTTTTATGATATTAACCCTAACAAGACATTGTTCTCACTTTCAATCCAGTTGTTGCAATAAGTATAATTAACTGTTAGTACTAAAGTAAATAATAAAGGATTAATGAAAAAGCTTAGATAAGGTTTAACAATAACATAACATGTAAGTTAGTTAaacttaaatgtgtttgtagcGCAGACACATTTAAGGTTTTTATTTCCGTTCTTCAAAGTCAAGAAAGTATTGACAAGTGTCTTGTAAGTGCTTACAATctaataataaatgtgtcaatATGCTGTAATGAATAGATATACAAGTAGagtctcattaatattaataagcATCTTATAAGCAGCTTAACCTAAAATCTAATGC of Acanthopagrus latus isolate v.2019 chromosome 10, fAcaLat1.1, whole genome shotgun sequence contains these proteins:
- the si:cabz01076231.1 gene encoding calcium-binding protein 2, with protein sequence MSKTEERLPSTTSINSVSTDGNGVSPTGSVSEAPRKSSKKSKKTTENMTKVYNSVLESVFGAERELAQAELDELQDAFKEFDYDQDGYLNYKDVAECMRTMGYMPTEMELLEIVQQIKMRMGGLMDFEDFVELMGPRMMGETAHMLGLKELQSAFTQFDLDGDGKINQDELKEAIKSMLGEKLKKGELEEILKELDINADGNIDFEEFVMMLSIR